In the Arachis ipaensis cultivar K30076 chromosome B10, Araip1.1, whole genome shotgun sequence genome, one interval contains:
- the LOC107620042 gene encoding oligopeptide transporter 4, producing the protein MDAASLSLLPGFSSLLLRALHEKDNSHGISRAKFFFIALVCSFSWYVVPGFFFTTLTNISWVCWVFSKSVTAQQLGSGMRGLGLGAITLDWSAVASFLFSPLISPFFAIVNVFVGYAMIVYVVIPIAYWGLNVYNANRFPIFSSHLFTSQGQPYNISAIVNDKFELDIAKYQEQGRINLSVFFALTYGFGFATIASTITHVACFYGREIMERYRASFKGKEDIHTKLMKTYKDIPSWWFHLLLGVALMVSLALCIFLKNQVQMPWWGLLFAAVLAFGFTLPISIITATTNQTPGLNIITEYVFGLIYPGRPIANVCFKTYGYISMSQAVSFLSDFKLGHYMKIPPRSMFLVQFIGTMLAGTINIGVAWWLLNSIKNICHDDLLPEGSPWTCPGDRVFFDASVIWGLVGPKRIFGSKGNYSAMNWFFLGGAIGPVIVWLLHKAFPKQSWIPFINLPVLLGATGMMPPATPLNYNAWIFFGTIFNFFVFRYRKGWWQRYNYVLSAALDAGVAFMTVLLFFSLGLENKSISWWGNDGEHCPLASCPTAKGIVVDGCPTH; encoded by the exons ATGGACGCAGCATCTCTTTCTTTGCTTCCTGGCTTCTCATCATTACTACTCAG AGCTTTGCATGAGAAAGACAACAGCCATGGAATTTCACGGGCAAAGTTCTTCTTCATTGCACTAGTGTGCAGTTTTTCATGGTACGTGGTACCTGGATTCTTCTTCACAACGCTAACAAACATCTCATGGGTCTGTTGGGTGTTCTCCAAATCAGTAACAGCTCAACAACTAGGCTCAGGCATGAGAGGCTTAGGCCTTGGAGCCATCACACTTGATTGGAGCGCCGTGGCATCGTTCTTGTTCAGCCCTCTCATCTCGCCCTTTTTCGCCATTGTCAATGTCTTTGTTGGCTATGCAATGATAGTATATGTGGTTATTCCTATTGCATATTGGGGTTTGAATGTGTATAATGCAAATAGATTCCCTATTTTTTCATCACATTTGTTCACATCTCAAGGTCAACCTTATAACATATCTGCTATTGTTAATGACAAGTTTGAGTTGGATATTGCCAAGTATCAAGAGCAAGGAAGAATCAATCTTAGTGTCTTTTTTGCTCTCACTTATGGTTTTGGATTTGCTACCATTGCATCTACCATCACACACGTTGCTTGCTTCTATGGAAG gGAGATTATGGAACGTTATCGTGCTTCATTCAAAGGCAAAGAAGATATCCACACAAAACTGATGAAGACATACAAAGACATACCATCTTGGTGGTTTCATTTGTTACTAGGTGTTGCTTTAATGGTTTCTCTAGCACTATGCATCTTTTTAAAAAACCAAGTTCAAATGCCATGGTGGGGACTTCTCTTTGCCGCGGTCTTAGCCTTTGGATTTACCCTTCCAATTAGCATCATTACTGCCACCACAAACCAG ACACCAGGGTTGAATATCATCACCGAGTATGTCTTTGGTCTCATATACCCTGGAAGACCAATTGCAAATGTTTGCTTCAAAACTTATGGCTACATCAGCATGTCTCAAGCCGTCTCGTTTCTCAGTGATTTCAAGCTTGGACACTACATGAAAATCCCCCCAAGATCAATGTTCTTGGTGCAG TTCATAGGTACAATGCTTGCTGGAACTATCAACATAGGGGTAGCATGGTGGTTGCTAAACTCTATAAAAAACATATGCCATGATGATCTCCTTCCAGAAGGGAGTCCCTGGACATGCCCCGGTGACCGTGTATTCTTTGATGCATCAGTAATCTGGGGATTGGTAGGACCAAAGAGAATCTTTGGCTCCAAAGGAAACTACAGTGCAATGAATTGGTTCTTCCTTGGTGGTGCAATAGGGCCAGTTATTGTTTGGCTATTGCACAAGGCATTCCCTAAACAATCATGGATACCCTTCATCAACCTCCCAGTTCTCCTTGGAGCAACCGGGATGATGCCACCCGCGACACCATTGAACTACAATGCCTGGATTTTCTTTGGAACCATTTTCAACTTCTTTGTGTTCCGATACAGGAAGGGTTGGTGGCAGAGATATAACTACGTCCTATCGGCCGCCCTTGATGCCGGGGTGGCGTTTATGACTGTGCTGCTGTTCTTTTCTCTGGGATTGGAGAACAAGAGTATTAGTTGGTGGGGAAATGATGGTGAACATTGTCCATTAGCATCTTGTCCAACAGCCAAAGGCATTGTGGTTGATGGTTGCCCAACACACTAA
- the LOC107622362 gene encoding uncharacterized protein LOC107622362 — translation MLKLNTHMNIEQSSCRCWYYIIRRSTKKILHTWKMISFFFSLVGWLYDHNNGEDLSFTCQWFRLLMEIHYWLNQSKIYDLRFLCVLSSGFSELVTPTEMFLYGYKSNTSWLGIQ, via the exons ATGCTCAAGCTCAACACACACATGAATATTGAACAAA GTTCATGTAGATGCTGGTATTATATTATACGGAGATCAACGAAGAAAATACTACATACATGGAAAATGATCTCGTTTTTCTTTTCATTA GTTGGCTGGCTGTATGATCACAACAATGGTGAGGATCTTTCCTTCACATGTCAGTGGTTTCGTCTGTTAATG GAGATTCATTATTGGCTCAATCAGAGTAAAATCTATGATCTACGCTTCTTATGTGTTTTGTCAAGTGGATTCTCTGAACTTGTAACCCCAACCGAGATGTTCTTGTATGGTTATAAGTCTAACACCTCATGGTTAGGCATACAATAA
- the LOC107622361 gene encoding MADS-box transcription factor 23 (The sequence of the model RefSeq protein was modified relative to this genomic sequence to represent the inferred CDS: added 73 bases not found in genome assembly) → MGRGKIAIRRIDNSTSRQVTFSKRRNGLLKKAKELSILCDAEVGLIVFSSTSKLYEYASTSMKSIIERYNKLKEEHNQLMNPASEVKFWQREAASLRQQLQHLQECHRKLMGEELSGLGVQELQNLENQLEMSLKGVRMKKDQIFTDEIKELHQKGNLIHQENVELYKKMEFLQKENAELKKVYEARSTNGENAASNPPYTIGNGYDLLAPISLQLSQPETQYTEPPAKAMKLGLQLQ, encoded by the exons ATGGGACGAGGAAAGATTGCGATTCGAAGGATCGACAATTCAACGAGTCGGCAAGTAACGTTTTCGAAGAGAAGGAATGGATTGCTGAAGAAAGCTAAAGAATTATCCATTCTCTGTGATGCTGAAGTTGGATTGATTGTGTTTTCCAGCACTAGCAAGCTTTATGAATATGCAAGCACcag CATGAAATCAATTATTGAACGCTACAACAAGCTTAAGGAAGAACATAATCAGCTGATGAATCCAGCTTCCGAAGTCAAG TTTTGGCAGAGAGAAGCTGCAAGCTTGAGGCAACAACTGCAGCACTTGCAAGAATGCCACAG GAAACTGATGGGCGAAGAGCTTTCTGGACTGGGTGTTCAAGAACTACAAAATCTTGAAAACCAACTGGAGATGAGTTTAAAGGGTGTTCGCATGAAAAAG TCTATAAAAAGATGGAATTCTTACAAAAAGAAAATGCAGAGCTAAAAAAG GTTTATGAAGCAAGGAGTACAAATGGAGAAAATGCAGCATCCAATCCTCCATACACTATCGGAAATGGATATGACTTACTTGCACCTATCAGTCTCCAACTAAGCCAGCCAGAGACTCAATACACTGAACCACCTGCCAAAGCAATGAAACTGGG ACTGCAGCTGCAATAA